A region of Thermobifida halotolerans DNA encodes the following proteins:
- a CDS encoding cytochrome c, with the protein MKWITARRRHPLAGYVVVILALAFLGVGYALVAPTPDQAVADTLAQPEEATEVDIANGKQIYTQSCMSCHGEDGTGRSPEETGSAVAWGPSLEGVGAAAVDFYVSTGRMPSTDPNNQMPRRPQVYSDEEIADLAAYVDSAFGGGPAIPYNVPDDAPLRSEFESEAAYEEALAEYEENYAAYISGEDTEVGMRLYMANCAHCHSWSGAGGALTEGRWAPELLYASPQEIYEAMIVGPGAMPIFSDETITPEDKQALISYLEQLQAEPNAGGPFSLDRVGQVAEGFIGWTIGLSLIVACAIWITAKQRAHD; encoded by the coding sequence GTGAAATGGATTACCGCGCGGCGACGGCATCCCCTGGCGGGGTATGTCGTCGTCATCCTCGCGCTGGCCTTTCTCGGGGTGGGCTACGCCCTCGTCGCTCCCACCCCTGACCAAGCCGTGGCCGACACCCTGGCCCAGCCCGAAGAGGCGACCGAGGTCGACATCGCCAACGGCAAGCAGATCTACACGCAGAGCTGCATGAGCTGCCACGGCGAGGACGGCACCGGACGCTCCCCGGAGGAGACCGGCAGCGCCGTCGCCTGGGGGCCGAGCCTGGAGGGCGTGGGCGCCGCGGCCGTGGACTTCTACGTCAGCACCGGTCGTATGCCGTCCACCGACCCGAACAACCAGATGCCCCGCAGGCCGCAGGTCTACTCCGACGAGGAGATCGCCGACCTCGCGGCCTACGTGGACAGCGCGTTCGGCGGCGGCCCGGCCATCCCGTACAACGTGCCCGACGACGCGCCGCTGCGCAGCGAGTTCGAATCCGAGGCCGCCTACGAGGAGGCCCTGGCCGAGTACGAGGAGAACTACGCCGCCTACATCAGCGGCGAGGACACCGAGGTCGGCATGCGCCTGTACATGGCCAACTGCGCGCACTGCCACAGCTGGTCGGGCGCGGGCGGCGCCCTCACCGAGGGCCGCTGGGCCCCCGAGCTCCTCTACGCCTCCCCGCAGGAGATCTACGAGGCCATGATCGTCGGCCCCGGCGCCATGCCCATCTTCAGCGACGAGACCATCACTCCGGAGGACAAGCAGGCGCTGATCTCCTATCTCGAACAACTCCAGGCCGAGCCGAACGCCGGCGGCCCCTTCTCCCTCGACAGGGTCGGCCAGGTCGCCGAGGGGTTCATCGGCTGGACCATCGGCCTCAGCCTGATCGTGGCGTGCGCGATCTGGATCACCGCGAAGCAGCGAGCCCATGACTGA
- a CDS encoding cytochrome c oxidase subunit 3, whose amino-acid sequence MSVGTIVWLANELMFFAALFAMYFTIRSVTKGSPDLGAWPDAHLNVALSTTITVILVASSFTAQLGVWAAERGDVKKLRKWFIISFVMGAIFIAGQSYEYYELIVHEGLTLQSSAYGSMFYLTTGFHGLHVIGGLIAFLLMLGRTYAAKRFTHQQATSAIVVSYYWHFVDVVWIALFASIYLLQ is encoded by the coding sequence GTGAGTGTTGGCACCATCGTGTGGCTTGCCAACGAACTCATGTTCTTTGCGGCGCTGTTCGCGATGTACTTCACCATCCGATCGGTGACCAAGGGCAGCCCTGACCTCGGAGCGTGGCCTGACGCGCACCTCAACGTCGCGCTGTCCACGACCATCACCGTCATCCTGGTGGCCTCCAGCTTCACCGCGCAGCTCGGCGTCTGGGCCGCGGAGCGCGGTGACGTGAAGAAGCTCCGTAAGTGGTTCATCATCTCGTTCGTCATGGGCGCGATCTTCATCGCGGGCCAGAGCTACGAGTACTACGAACTGATCGTGCACGAGGGGCTGACGCTGCAGTCCAGCGCCTACGGCTCGATGTTCTACCTCACCACGGGGTTCCACGGTCTCCACGTCATCGGTGGTCTGATCGCGTTCCTGCTCATGCTGGGACGCACGTACGCCGCGAAGCGCTTCACCCACCAGCAGGCGACCAGCGCGATCGTCGTGTCTTACTACTGGCACTTCGTCGACGTCGTCTGGATCGCTTTGTTCGCATCCATCTACCTACTCCAGTGA
- a CDS encoding response regulator transcription factor, with protein MANTGTDKSALMRVLVYSDDASVREQVRLAIGRRPAADVPRVEFVECATAPAVLKRLEETRIDVAVFDGEARPAGGMGLCRQVKDEIFECPPVLLIVGRRDDGWLAAWSRADKVVSHPVDPVALAESLAELMRERARRSAIAR; from the coding sequence ATGGCGAACACCGGAACCGACAAGTCGGCTTTGATGCGCGTCCTCGTCTACAGCGACGACGCCTCCGTCCGCGAGCAGGTACGCCTCGCGATCGGCCGCCGCCCCGCGGCCGACGTGCCCAGGGTCGAGTTCGTCGAGTGCGCGACCGCCCCGGCGGTCCTCAAGCGCCTCGAGGAGACCCGCATCGACGTGGCCGTCTTCGACGGCGAGGCCAGGCCCGCCGGAGGGATGGGCCTGTGCCGGCAGGTCAAGGACGAGATCTTCGAGTGCCCGCCGGTCCTGCTCATCGTCGGCCGCCGCGACGACGGGTGGCTCGCCGCCTGGTCGCGCGCGGACAAGGTCGTCAGCCACCCCGTCGACCCCGTCGCCCTGGCCGAGTCCCTCGCCGAGCTGATGCGCGAACGCGCCCGTCGGTCGGCCATCGCCCGGTAG
- the trpD gene encoding anthranilate phosphoribosyltransferase, with translation MSERTWSQLIGALLDGASLSASDTEWAMNEIMSGSATDAQIAGFAVALRAKGETVAEVRGLAQGMLDNAVEISVPGQTLDIVGTGGDRAHTVNVSTMASIVASAAGARVVKHGNRAASSSCGTADVLERLGVVIDLDPEDTAAVAEEVGITFCFAPLFHPSLKYAARTRRELAVPTVFNFLGPLTNPARPVSSAIGVFDRGMCEVIAGVFADRGARALVFRGDDGLDELTTTTTSSVWVVVDGAVRHERLDPADLGIERSAPDALRGGDAEFNARVVRDLLDGRTGPVRDAVLLNAAAALAAADGVTGSLTEALRAQYERAAGAVDSGAARQRLEDWVEASQARTKKG, from the coding sequence GTGAGTGAACGAACCTGGTCCCAACTGATCGGAGCGCTGCTGGACGGCGCGTCCCTCTCGGCCTCCGACACCGAGTGGGCGATGAACGAGATCATGTCCGGGTCGGCCACCGACGCCCAGATCGCGGGTTTCGCGGTCGCGCTGCGCGCCAAGGGTGAGACCGTCGCCGAGGTCCGCGGCCTGGCCCAGGGCATGCTCGACAACGCGGTGGAGATCTCCGTCCCCGGACAGACCCTGGACATCGTGGGCACCGGCGGCGACCGCGCGCACACCGTCAACGTCTCCACGATGGCCTCCATCGTCGCCTCCGCGGCGGGCGCGCGCGTGGTCAAGCACGGCAACCGGGCCGCCTCCTCCTCGTGCGGCACCGCCGACGTGCTGGAGCGGCTGGGCGTGGTGATCGACCTCGACCCCGAGGACACCGCCGCGGTCGCCGAGGAGGTCGGGATCACCTTCTGCTTCGCGCCGCTGTTCCACCCGTCGCTGAAGTACGCGGCCAGGACGCGGCGGGAGCTCGCCGTCCCCACCGTCTTCAACTTCCTGGGACCGCTCACCAACCCCGCCCGGCCGGTCTCCTCGGCCATCGGGGTCTTCGACCGGGGCATGTGCGAGGTGATCGCCGGGGTGTTCGCCGACCGGGGGGCGCGCGCCCTGGTCTTCCGCGGCGACGACGGACTCGACGAGCTGACGACCACCACCACCTCGTCGGTGTGGGTCGTGGTCGACGGCGCGGTCCGCCACGAGCGACTGGACCCCGCCGACCTGGGCATCGAGCGTTCGGCGCCCGACGCGCTGCGCGGCGGCGACGCGGAGTTCAACGCCCGGGTCGTGCGCGACCTCCTGGACGGCCGCACCGGCCCGGTGCGCGACGCGGTCCTGCTCAACGCGGCGGCGGCGCTGGCCGCGGCCGACGGCGTCACCGGCTCCCTCACCGAGGCGCTGCGCGCCCAGTACGAGCGGGCCGCCGGGGCCGTGGACAGCGGCGCCGCCCGGCAGCGGCTGGAGGACTGGGTGGAGGCCAGCCAGGCCCGCACCAAGAAGGGCTGA
- a CDS encoding Lrp/AsnC family transcriptional regulator has protein sequence MITAIVMIKADVGRIPEVAATIADLEGVSEVYSVTGEIDLIAVVRVREHQELAEVIPGRINRVPGVLSSDTHIAFHTYSRHDLEAAFSLGL, from the coding sequence GTGATCACCGCGATCGTGATGATCAAAGCCGACGTGGGCCGCATTCCCGAGGTCGCCGCGACCATCGCCGACCTGGAGGGGGTCAGCGAGGTCTACTCCGTCACCGGGGAGATCGACCTGATCGCGGTCGTGCGCGTCCGCGAGCACCAGGAACTCGCCGAGGTGATCCCCGGCCGGATCAACAGGGTGCCGGGCGTGCTGTCGTCGGACACCCACATCGCCTTCCACACCTACTCCCGGCACGACCTGGAGGCGGCCTTCTCACTGGGGCTCTGA
- a CDS encoding rhomboid family intramembrane serine protease, with protein MAGIPLSDDYPVRRVPVVTYALVAVNVTVYLLSPMSMLAVWYGDPSARVCALEQYLLRWAAFPAELLTGTRLGAEQVDSFAVCSVDPAGTWPWVSAVTSMFLHADAWHLVGNMVYLFVFGPCVEDRLGRFRFAAIYLGTGLAACYGFALAEGPAVVPMVGASGAISGVLGAYLVVQFRSRVTTLLLGILPVRLPGWMLVATFFALDYFLYLSSSLYPDEQQGSVAYAAHVYGFLTGLVVGLLVYRVRWGAGARLSDVH; from the coding sequence ATGGCAGGCATTCCACTCAGCGACGACTATCCGGTACGCAGAGTGCCGGTGGTCACCTACGCGCTGGTCGCCGTGAACGTCACGGTCTACCTGCTGTCCCCGATGTCGATGCTGGCCGTCTGGTACGGCGACCCGTCGGCCCGGGTGTGCGCGCTGGAGCAGTACCTGCTGCGCTGGGCGGCCTTCCCCGCCGAACTGCTCACCGGCACGCGGTTGGGCGCCGAGCAGGTGGACTCCTTCGCGGTGTGCTCCGTCGACCCGGCCGGCACGTGGCCGTGGGTGTCGGCGGTCACCTCGATGTTCCTGCACGCCGACGCCTGGCACCTGGTCGGCAACATGGTGTACCTGTTCGTGTTCGGCCCCTGCGTGGAGGACCGGCTGGGCAGGTTCCGCTTCGCGGCCATCTACCTGGGCACGGGACTGGCGGCCTGCTACGGCTTCGCCCTCGCCGAGGGGCCCGCCGTGGTCCCGATGGTGGGCGCCTCGGGCGCGATCTCCGGGGTGCTGGGCGCCTACCTCGTCGTTCAGTTCCGCAGCAGGGTGACCACGCTGCTGCTGGGCATCCTCCCGGTGCGGCTGCCCGGGTGGATGCTGGTGGCCACCTTCTTCGCGCTGGACTACTTTCTCTACCTCAGCAGCAGCCTCTACCCGGACGAGCAGCAGGGGAGCGTGGCCTACGCCGCACACGTCTACGGCTTCCTCACCGGTCTGGTCGTGGGGCTGCTCGTCTACCGCGTCCGCTGGGGGGCGGGCGCCCGCCTGTCCGACGTGCACTGA
- a CDS encoding DEDD exonuclease domain-containing protein: MVAQPRHPVQGAFDELGTPLAATTFVVVDLETTGPRPGEAGITEIGAVRVRDGRVLDEFGTLVNPRTPVPPFVTLLTGISQAMVDSAPPVETALPAFLEFAGFGPDTVLVAHNAPFDVGFLKAACAAHGTRWPSPAVLDTLRLARRLVARGEVANHKLGTLAGFFGVADRPTHRALDDARATAGVLRGLIGRLRSRGVDTWEELRAFRSAPTPAQRGRRHLADSIPDAPGVYVFEDASGASLYVGKSVNLRTRVRSYFTASETRPRIREMVGLAERVTPIVCDTAVEAEVRELRLIAERKPPYNRRSRNPERAPWLKLTAETFPRLAVVREVRDDGACYLGPFPGTRAAESARDALHHAFPLRRCSHRITPPRRGAACALAGMGRCGAPCEGAQSPAEYTVHAAAAARAMTGDVSSVVEAVSAHVATLARELRYEEAAVHRDRLSAFLGAAARTQRLRALGAVPHLVAARPVGDDWELCVVRHGRLAASGRMRPGSDPRAFLRALVATAETVPAGTGSLPRADAAETECLLRWLESPGTRLLEVERDWVCPVGGAERYRHLIHRHATPWAQNQPEILTD, encoded by the coding sequence GTGGTGGCACAACCCAGGCATCCGGTCCAGGGCGCCTTCGACGAACTGGGGACCCCGCTCGCCGCCACCACGTTCGTGGTGGTCGATCTGGAGACCACCGGCCCCCGCCCCGGCGAGGCGGGCATCACCGAGATCGGCGCGGTGCGGGTCCGCGACGGACGGGTCCTGGACGAGTTCGGCACACTGGTGAACCCGCGGACCCCCGTTCCGCCGTTCGTCACCCTGCTGACCGGGATCTCCCAGGCCATGGTGGACTCCGCGCCCCCCGTCGAGACGGCGCTCCCCGCCTTCCTGGAGTTCGCCGGCTTCGGCCCCGATACCGTGCTGGTCGCCCACAACGCCCCGTTCGACGTGGGTTTCCTCAAGGCCGCGTGCGCGGCGCACGGAACGCGCTGGCCCTCCCCCGCGGTGCTGGACACCCTGCGGCTGGCGCGCCGCCTGGTGGCGCGCGGCGAGGTCGCCAACCACAAGCTCGGCACGCTCGCCGGTTTCTTCGGGGTCGCCGACCGGCCCACGCACCGGGCGCTCGACGACGCCCGGGCCACCGCGGGAGTCCTGCGCGGCCTCATCGGACGGCTCCGCTCCCGGGGGGTGGACACCTGGGAGGAGTTGCGGGCCTTCCGCAGCGCGCCCACGCCCGCGCAGCGCGGCAGGCGGCACCTCGCCGACAGCATCCCGGACGCGCCGGGCGTCTACGTCTTCGAGGACGCCTCGGGCGCGTCCCTCTACGTCGGCAAGAGCGTCAACCTGCGCACCAGGGTGCGGTCCTACTTCACCGCGTCGGAGACCCGGCCCCGCATCCGCGAGATGGTCGGTCTGGCCGAACGGGTCACGCCGATCGTGTGCGACACCGCCGTGGAGGCGGAGGTCCGCGAACTCCGGTTGATCGCCGAACGCAAACCGCCCTACAACCGGCGCTCCCGCAACCCCGAGCGCGCGCCCTGGCTCAAGCTGACCGCCGAGACGTTCCCCCGGCTGGCGGTGGTCCGGGAGGTCCGTGACGACGGCGCCTGCTACCTGGGCCCGTTCCCCGGCACCCGGGCCGCCGAGTCGGCGCGCGACGCCCTGCACCACGCCTTCCCGCTGCGCCGCTGCTCCCACCGGATCACCCCGCCCCGCAGGGGCGCCGCCTGCGCGCTGGCCGGGATGGGCCGCTGCGGCGCGCCGTGCGAGGGCGCGCAGTCCCCCGCCGAGTACACCGTCCACGCCGCGGCGGCCGCCCGCGCGATGACCGGTGACGTCTCCTCCGTCGTGGAGGCCGTCAGCGCGCACGTCGCCACGCTGGCGCGGGAGCTGCGCTACGAGGAGGCGGCGGTCCACCGGGACCGGCTGTCGGCGTTCCTGGGCGCCGCGGCGCGCACGCAGCGGCTGCGCGCGCTGGGAGCCGTGCCCCACCTGGTGGCGGCCCGCCCGGTGGGGGACGACTGGGAGTTGTGCGTGGTGCGGCACGGCCGACTGGCCGCCAGCGGGCGCATGCGTCCCGGAAGCGACCCGCGGGCCTTCCTGCGCGCGCTGGTGGCCACCGCCGAGACCGTCCCCGCGGGGACGGGTTCGCTGCCCCGCGCGGACGCGGCCGAGACCGAGTGCCTGCTGCGCTGGCTGGAGTCGCCGGGGACACGGCTGCTGGAGGTGGAACGCGACTGGGTCTGCCCGGTCGGCGGGGCGGAGCGGTACCGGCACCTGATTCACCGGCACGCCACTCCGTGGGCGCAAAATCAGCCGGAAATCCTGACAGACTGA
- a CDS encoding NYN domain-containing protein — protein MTDGSEHAGEEHTTESAETEALDRPLPEAVRTRIIEYGAEILAALPPAEIPPRLRRIAKFEPRRRARLAGPDIAAQLESDAAFRDRVADRMRQAWPTLAEELDRGEVPPAVDPVVLGTVAYVLRPPGWSAVVERVHTELDREARAKAADNTAETITELRDRLDEVKAEHRQELLRLRAELREHKAEISDLRRRLHHERQRARKAVRDAERSVAEARERSDDAAARLNSVEAENRRLRNRLAAAEAQVENARRAARAGRSAEEARLRVLLDVLQEAAQGLRRELALPASITLPADLVAAEARAGTAGMPGLGLPADDPGLVDQLLAIPHVHLLVDGYNVTKTGYGTRPLADQRAKLLSGLEGLASQTKAEITCVFDGAEIDAPVPLAASRRVRVLFSSPGETADELIIRLVRAEPEGRPLAVVTSDKEIIAAVRREKARTVASSLLLRRLE, from the coding sequence ATGACCGACGGTTCCGAGCACGCGGGAGAGGAGCACACGACGGAATCCGCGGAGACGGAGGCGCTGGACCGGCCGCTGCCCGAGGCGGTCCGCACCCGGATCATCGAGTACGGGGCCGAGATCCTCGCCGCGCTGCCTCCCGCCGAGATTCCTCCGAGACTGCGCCGGATCGCCAAGTTCGAACCGCGCCGCCGGGCGCGGCTGGCCGGGCCGGACATCGCCGCCCAACTGGAGTCCGACGCCGCGTTCCGCGACCGGGTGGCCGACCGGATGCGCCAGGCGTGGCCGACCCTGGCCGAGGAGCTCGACCGCGGGGAGGTCCCGCCCGCGGTCGACCCGGTCGTCCTCGGGACGGTCGCCTACGTGCTGCGGCCCCCCGGGTGGTCGGCGGTCGTCGAGCGGGTCCACACCGAACTCGACCGCGAGGCCAGGGCCAAGGCCGCGGACAACACCGCGGAGACCATCACCGAGCTGCGCGACAGACTCGACGAGGTCAAGGCCGAGCACCGGCAGGAGCTGCTCCGCCTCCGCGCCGAGCTGCGCGAGCACAAGGCCGAGATCAGCGACCTGCGCCGCAGGCTGCACCACGAGCGCCAGCGCGCCAGGAAGGCGGTGCGCGACGCCGAGCGGTCGGTGGCCGAGGCGCGGGAGCGCAGCGACGACGCGGCCGCGCGGCTGAACTCCGTCGAGGCCGAGAACCGGCGGCTGCGCAACCGGCTGGCCGCAGCGGAGGCCCAGGTCGAGAACGCCCGCCGGGCCGCCCGCGCGGGGCGCAGCGCGGAGGAGGCGCGGCTGCGGGTGCTGCTGGACGTGCTCCAGGAGGCCGCGCAGGGGCTGCGCCGGGAGCTCGCGCTGCCCGCCTCGATCACGCTGCCCGCCGACCTGGTGGCCGCCGAGGCGCGCGCCGGGACCGCCGGGATGCCGGGACTGGGGCTGCCCGCCGACGACCCCGGACTCGTCGACCAGTTGCTGGCGATACCGCACGTCCACCTGCTCGTGGACGGCTACAACGTCACCAAGACCGGGTACGGCACCCGGCCGCTGGCGGACCAGCGCGCCAAGCTGCTGTCCGGGCTGGAGGGCCTGGCCTCGCAGACCAAAGCCGAGATCACCTGCGTGTTCGACGGCGCCGAGATCGACGCCCCGGTACCGCTGGCGGCGTCCCGCCGGGTCCGCGTGCTCTTCAGCAGTCCCGGGGAGACCGCCGACGAGCTGATCATCCGGCTGGTGCGGGCCGAGCCGGAGGGTAGACCCCTGGCCGTGGTCACCTCCGACAAGGAGATCATCGCCGCGGTGCGGCGGGAGAAGGCGCGTACGGTGGCCTCCTCCCTGCTGCTGCGGCGCCTGGAGTGA
- a CDS encoding NlpC/P60 family protein encodes MSDKGGRRAARRIATGLGFVAAGGLVLPQGIAHAEPTQEEVEAKLEELHEEASALVDEYNAIQEEYEAAQEKVEELDKQLGDEEERYEELREKVSSFASAAYMSPDLEAVTTILSVDDPADVLEQSADLSYLSESQRAELEEFSNSSERLIQLKEENEELLADAEEKKDEVEQKQEEVEEKIEEQETLLAQFPDADPMTEASNSTGGTYSGPASGNARTALDFAYAQIGKPYVWGGTGPDGYDCSGLIMRAWGAAGVSLPRTTYDQANAGTRVNYESMQPGDLIFFYPELGHAGLYAGNGQMVHAPSSGRTVEVVSLSGYWSNHFQFAVRP; translated from the coding sequence ATGTCTGACAAAGGTGGACGGCGCGCGGCCCGTCGGATCGCGACCGGACTCGGGTTCGTGGCGGCCGGTGGCCTGGTCCTGCCCCAAGGGATCGCGCACGCCGAGCCGACCCAGGAGGAGGTCGAGGCCAAGCTCGAGGAGCTCCACGAGGAGGCCAGCGCCCTCGTCGACGAGTACAACGCGATCCAGGAGGAGTACGAGGCCGCCCAGGAGAAGGTCGAGGAGCTCGACAAGCAACTGGGCGACGAGGAGGAGCGCTACGAGGAGCTGCGTGAGAAGGTCTCCTCTTTCGCCAGCGCCGCCTACATGTCTCCCGACCTGGAGGCGGTGACCACGATCCTCTCGGTCGACGACCCCGCCGACGTCCTGGAGCAGTCCGCGGACCTGAGCTACCTCTCCGAGAGCCAGCGGGCCGAGCTGGAGGAGTTCTCCAACTCCTCCGAGCGGCTGATCCAGCTCAAGGAGGAGAACGAGGAGCTCCTCGCGGACGCCGAGGAGAAGAAGGACGAGGTCGAGCAGAAGCAGGAGGAGGTCGAGGAGAAGATCGAGGAGCAGGAGACCCTGCTCGCGCAGTTCCCCGACGCCGACCCCATGACCGAGGCCTCGAACTCGACCGGCGGCACCTACTCGGGTCCGGCCTCGGGCAACGCCCGCACGGCCCTCGACTTCGCCTACGCCCAGATCGGCAAGCCCTACGTCTGGGGCGGCACCGGCCCGGACGGCTACGACTGCTCCGGCCTCATCATGCGCGCCTGGGGCGCGGCGGGCGTGAGCCTGCCCCGCACCACCTACGACCAGGCCAACGCCGGGACTCGGGTCAACTACGAGAGCATGCAGCCCGGCGACCTCATCTTCTTCTACCCCGAACTGGGCCACGCGGGGCTGTACGCGGGCAACGGGCAGATGGTCCACGCCCCCAGCTCCGGGCGGACCGTCGAGGTGGTCTCGCTGTCGGGGTACTGGTCCAACCACTTCCAGTTCGCGGTGCGGCCGTAG
- a CDS encoding C40 family peptidase, which yields MDDDRHDRGFWCRRLTAAGVIAASLLALTPGVAHAEPTADEVREEIERLEQEFSELNEAYNKAKEEHEAAREKLEDINEDLEDTESELEELQGAVKALASTAYSGADYDSLLYLVGSSEPDDLLAQSADLNYLSASQQSRLDRYTEQKEKLEQLRDEAEETEEEAQEKLDEAEEARQEGEEKIEEQQALLDDLTAEEQAAATAGINTVSNSSGSSGTTYTGPATGNARVALEFAFNQVGKPYVWGGTGPNGYDCSGLTQAAWAAAGVSLPRVSQDQFYAGQRVSWDNIQAGDLLFFYNSTAPTHVGMATGDGRMVHASTSSKPIGVVDLTSYYRENFVGAVRP from the coding sequence GTGGATGATGACCGCCATGACCGTGGCTTCTGGTGCCGTCGTCTGACGGCCGCGGGCGTCATCGCCGCAAGCCTCCTCGCCCTGACCCCGGGGGTCGCCCACGCCGAGCCGACCGCGGACGAGGTCCGCGAGGAGATCGAGCGGCTGGAGCAGGAGTTCTCCGAGCTCAACGAGGCGTACAACAAGGCCAAGGAGGAGCACGAGGCCGCCCGGGAGAAGCTGGAGGACATCAACGAGGACCTCGAGGACACCGAGTCCGAACTGGAGGAGCTCCAGGGCGCGGTCAAGGCCCTCGCCAGCACCGCCTACAGCGGGGCCGACTACGACTCCCTCCTCTACCTGGTGGGCTCCTCCGAGCCCGACGACCTGCTGGCGCAGTCGGCCGACCTGAACTACCTGTCGGCGAGCCAGCAGAGCAGGCTGGACCGCTACACCGAGCAGAAGGAGAAGCTGGAGCAGCTCCGGGACGAGGCGGAGGAGACCGAGGAGGAAGCCCAGGAGAAGCTCGACGAGGCAGAGGAGGCCCGGCAGGAGGGCGAGGAGAAGATCGAGGAGCAGCAGGCGCTGCTCGACGATCTGACGGCCGAGGAGCAGGCCGCGGCGACGGCCGGGATCAACACGGTCAGCAACTCCTCCGGATCCTCCGGGACGACCTACACCGGTCCGGCCACCGGAAACGCCCGGGTGGCCCTGGAGTTCGCCTTCAACCAGGTCGGCAAGCCCTACGTCTGGGGCGGTACCGGCCCCAACGGCTACGACTGCTCCGGGCTGACCCAGGCCGCGTGGGCGGCCGCCGGGGTGAGCCTGCCGCGGGTCTCCCAGGACCAGTTCTACGCCGGCCAGCGCGTCTCCTGGGACAACATCCAGGCGGGCGACCTGCTGTTCTTCTACAACAGCACCGCGCCCACCCACGTGGGCATGGCCACCGGAGACGGCCGCATGGTGCACGCCTCCACCTCCTCCAAGCCCATCGGGGTGGTGGACCTGACCTCCTACTACCGGGAGAACTTCGTCGGCGCGGTCCGTCCCTGA